A single region of the Marinobacter nanhaiticus D15-8W genome encodes:
- the recC gene encoding exodeoxyribonuclease V subunit gamma, with product MTAVDRMEVPTGFQVVHANKLEDLRAVTVEIIRKFPLAPLENEVFLVHSNGIAQWLKLALARDEDDPELAGNGIAAAMQFSLPSRFLWQVYRTVLGEDQVPQQSPFDKERMTWRLVRLIPEIAHEPIFEPLARFLTGSQQERRRYQLAERVADLFDQYQVYRADWLDAWSDGEDVVVIRADERRPVPDEQRWQPELWRRLIADIEDGGASTSRAEVHTRFLETMRSAGPVNRPQKLPRRVIVFGLSSLPQQTLDVLSSLGQCCQVILCVHNPCQYHWADIIEDRDLLRAERRRRDRKPGTPMTLDDHNLHLHAHPLLAAWGKQGRDYIRLLDGYDAPEQYAHWLDRVDLFRPSERETLLSAIQNDILDLNPVHESARPKTDEDVLDRSLVFHCTHGPLREVEVLHDQLLAAFSEDETLKPQDVIVMVPDINAYTPHIEAVFGQIDPSDDRYIPYTISDQGQRHQAPVLVALEALLSLPESRLAVSDVLDLLDVAPLRQRFGLTEDDLPQLHDWIRGANIRWGLDAEHRASLDLPEGLFRNSWLFGLRRMLLGYATGEGEAWQAIEPYAEVGGLESRLAGQLNSFVETLQAYWEKLSEPRQPVVWAEMLNQLLRDFFLEPEGEDVLLFSQLESAVEQWLDACEEAELEDELPLHVVRDVLLEQLDQGGLSQRFLAGKVNFATLLPMRAIPFRRVCLLGMNDGDYPRTQPPMDFDLMARDYRPGDRSRREDDRFLFLEAFLSARDQFYISWVGRSIHDNSERPASVLVAQLRDHIDVIRQAAEGEAQLSTELTTEHPLQPFSTAYFPEAGDGRLFTYAREWRSALDARDSTQTAAIPRLETLPPEVFEQPIALAQLSQFLRNPVDIFFQARLGVYFDLDADESEDEEPIVLDGLERWKLTDTLVQEVLLQETDGDHLMEHLELAARRALGRGELALSEGLAELQIRQAMAPLPELYMRYQGLLTQYPEVESLRPLKLELSVGDETLVLEDWVRDLRHGDDGQAAQIQLSSSNLTSPDRRYRWHQLLRPWIHHLAANAVAAPVTTHILSQAGDVALQPITQEAAIDQLQTLMAHWLESLKQPLPVAPKTAFAWLSAEPKGPEHMEKAARGAYETQFMTRGEADQNAYLQRIYPDFDSLWQDGAFAQWVDRLYRPLRDNVHGESRKDKGGAS from the coding sequence ATGACAGCAGTGGACAGGATGGAGGTACCCACCGGTTTCCAGGTGGTTCATGCCAACAAGCTGGAAGACCTGCGTGCTGTCACGGTCGAGATCATCCGCAAGTTTCCGCTCGCGCCCCTGGAGAACGAGGTTTTCCTCGTCCACTCCAATGGTATTGCCCAATGGTTGAAGCTGGCGCTGGCGCGGGATGAAGACGATCCCGAGCTTGCCGGCAACGGCATTGCGGCCGCCATGCAATTCTCCCTGCCGTCGCGTTTCCTCTGGCAGGTTTACCGGACGGTACTGGGCGAGGATCAGGTTCCCCAGCAGTCACCGTTCGACAAGGAACGCATGACCTGGCGCCTGGTCCGCCTGATCCCCGAGATCGCCCACGAACCCATTTTCGAACCCCTGGCCCGTTTCCTGACGGGTAGCCAGCAGGAGCGTCGTCGCTATCAGCTTGCCGAGCGTGTCGCGGACCTGTTCGACCAGTATCAGGTCTACCGAGCGGACTGGCTGGATGCCTGGTCCGACGGCGAGGATGTCGTGGTTATCCGCGCCGACGAGCGACGGCCCGTGCCCGATGAGCAACGCTGGCAGCCGGAACTCTGGCGTCGCTTGATTGCGGATATCGAGGATGGCGGCGCAAGCACCAGTCGGGCTGAGGTGCATACCCGTTTCCTGGAGACGATGCGCTCGGCGGGTCCGGTCAACCGTCCGCAGAAGTTACCGCGACGGGTCATCGTGTTTGGTCTGTCATCGCTGCCGCAGCAAACCCTCGATGTTCTCAGTAGCCTGGGGCAGTGCTGCCAAGTCATTCTCTGCGTTCATAACCCTTGTCAGTACCACTGGGCGGACATTATCGAGGACCGCGACCTATTGCGGGCCGAACGGCGCCGGCGCGACCGTAAACCCGGCACGCCGATGACACTGGACGACCACAACCTACACCTGCATGCGCATCCGCTGCTGGCTGCCTGGGGCAAACAGGGTAGGGACTACATTCGCCTGCTGGACGGCTACGATGCGCCGGAGCAGTACGCACACTGGCTCGACCGGGTCGACCTGTTTCGCCCGAGCGAGCGCGAAACGCTGCTGAGCGCGATCCAGAACGATATCCTCGACCTTAACCCGGTCCATGAAAGCGCGCGTCCCAAAACCGATGAGGATGTCCTGGATCGTTCGCTCGTCTTCCATTGCACCCATGGTCCGTTACGCGAAGTGGAAGTCCTGCACGATCAACTCCTGGCCGCGTTCAGCGAAGACGAGACGCTCAAGCCCCAGGATGTGATCGTTATGGTGCCGGACATCAATGCCTACACGCCGCATATCGAAGCGGTATTCGGGCAGATCGATCCGTCTGATGATCGCTATATCCCCTATACCATCTCCGACCAGGGTCAACGGCATCAGGCGCCGGTACTGGTTGCTCTCGAAGCCCTCCTATCGCTGCCCGAATCACGGCTCGCCGTTAGCGACGTACTCGACCTGCTGGACGTGGCGCCGCTCAGGCAGCGTTTTGGTCTCACCGAGGACGATCTGCCCCAACTCCACGACTGGATACGCGGGGCAAATATCCGCTGGGGCCTGGACGCCGAACACCGCGCATCGCTCGACCTGCCGGAGGGGCTGTTCCGCAATAGTTGGCTGTTCGGCCTTCGCCGGATGCTGTTGGGCTATGCGACCGGTGAAGGTGAAGCCTGGCAGGCCATCGAACCCTACGCCGAAGTCGGTGGACTGGAGAGCCGGCTGGCCGGGCAGCTCAACAGCTTCGTAGAGACGCTGCAGGCCTATTGGGAAAAGCTCAGCGAGCCCCGTCAGCCTGTGGTCTGGGCGGAGATGCTCAACCAGCTCCTCCGCGACTTTTTCCTGGAGCCCGAAGGCGAGGACGTGCTGCTGTTCAGTCAGTTGGAAAGCGCTGTCGAGCAGTGGCTGGATGCCTGCGAGGAAGCAGAGCTGGAAGATGAACTGCCACTGCATGTGGTCCGTGATGTCCTGCTGGAGCAACTCGATCAGGGCGGCCTGAGCCAGAGGTTCCTGGCGGGCAAGGTCAACTTCGCTACGTTATTGCCCATGCGGGCGATTCCGTTCCGCAGGGTCTGCCTGTTGGGTATGAACGACGGTGATTATCCGCGGACCCAACCGCCGATGGATTTCGATCTGATGGCCCGGGATTATCGTCCGGGCGACCGTTCGCGCCGGGAGGATGACCGGTTCCTGTTCCTGGAGGCCTTCCTGTCGGCGCGCGACCAGTTCTACATCAGTTGGGTGGGGCGCAGCATCCACGATAATTCCGAACGGCCGGCGTCGGTTCTGGTGGCGCAGTTGCGTGATCATATCGACGTGATTCGACAGGCCGCTGAAGGCGAGGCCCAGCTATCAACCGAACTGACCACCGAGCACCCGCTGCAGCCGTTCAGTACCGCCTATTTTCCGGAGGCGGGTGATGGGCGCTTGTTCACTTATGCGCGGGAATGGCGATCTGCGCTGGACGCTCGGGATTCAACGCAAACGGCCGCAATTCCAAGACTGGAGACGCTGCCCCCCGAAGTCTTCGAGCAGCCTATTGCTCTGGCCCAGTTGAGTCAGTTCCTGCGTAATCCTGTCGATATCTTCTTCCAGGCCCGGCTGGGCGTCTACTTCGATCTCGACGCCGATGAGAGCGAGGATGAAGAGCCTATCGTGCTCGATGGCCTGGAACGCTGGAAACTCACCGATACGCTCGTTCAGGAGGTGCTGCTTCAGGAAACAGACGGCGACCACCTGATGGAACACCTCGAACTGGCCGCCCGACGGGCCCTCGGCCGGGGCGAGCTGGCCCTGAGTGAAGGTTTGGCCGAGCTGCAGATCCGCCAGGCCATGGCGCCATTACCCGAGCTCTATATGCGCTATCAGGGATTGCTGACCCAGTATCCGGAGGTTGAAAGCCTGCGTCCCCTGAAGCTGGAACTCTCCGTCGGTGATGAGACGCTGGTGCTTGAAGATTGGGTACGAGACCTGCGCCACGGAGACGACGGCCAGGCCGCGCAAATCCAGCTGAGTAGCAGCAATCTCACCAGCCCTGACCGGCGCTACCGCTGGCACCAATTGCTACGGCCCTGGATTCATCACCTGGCGGCCAATGCCGTAGCGGCGCCCGTAACGACCCATATACTGAGCCAGGCCGGCGATGTTGCGTTGCAACCGATTACCCAGGAAGCGGCAATAGACCAGCTGCAAACGCTAATGGCGCACTGGCTGGAATCCCTGAAACAACCGCTCCCGGTAGCCCCCAAGACGGCTTTTGCCTGGCTGAGTGCGGAGCCCAAGGGGCCGGAGCACATGGAAAAGGCCGCCCGCGGCGCCTACGAAACGCAATTCATGACCCGTGGTGAAGCCGACCAGAATGCCTATCTGCAGCGGATCTATCCCGATTTTGACAGCCTCTGGCAGGACGGCGCGTTTGCCCAATGGGTGGATCGATTGTATCGACCGCTGCGGGACAACGTTCACGGTGAGAGCCGAAAAGACAAGGGTGGGGCGTCGTGA
- a CDS encoding DUF1328 domain-containing protein has product MLYWALVCLIVAIIAGVLGFGGIAGTAAGFAKILFFIFLVLLVISLVANAMRGKGPKV; this is encoded by the coding sequence ATGCTGTATTGGGCGCTAGTCTGTTTGATCGTCGCGATCATCGCAGGTGTGCTGGGCTTCGGCGGTATCGCAGGCACAGCAGCCGGCTTTGCCAAGATCCTGTTCTTTATCTTCCTGGTCCTACTGGTGATATCACTGGTCGCCAATGCGATGCGAGGCAAAGGACCCAAAGTCTAG
- a CDS encoding entericidin A/B family lipoprotein produces MITEQTWKIALRSFFLVLAIGGGLAGCNTMEGAGDDIEAAGENIEEEAED; encoded by the coding sequence ATGATTACCGAGCAGACATGGAAAATCGCACTTCGCTCCTTCTTCCTTGTCCTGGCAATCGGCGGCGGTCTGGCCGGCTGCAATACCATGGAAGGCGCTGGAGACGACATCGAAGCGGCCGGTGAGAACATAGAGGAAGAAGCTGAAGATTGA
- a CDS encoding DUF3883 domain-containing protein: MSLLDYEKRFSTLRVNSGGANKSPHKVAMLQAVIDLVESGEVTNNRFYFDDNLKSYFTQRFQELASSSDRNNPHLPYFHLRSEGFWHLKVRPGQHDSYEQLKTATSPGVINTHIDHAYLDDELFELLGNQIARELLRSALLTSLDEKSIRDLLQTERGGWDWLECEFLVNDYVTMLEKHLVGASYSKAAHRRALQPRLNNRSEGSIEYKHQNVSAVLLELELPYIPGYKPAFNYQQQLKQVVLSYLAGHQKIIDDVTVVADNVADEPEYYDLDWDSVFDPEPPECIPHVAEGRPSYLAKRIGFSERERRNRQLGERAEEFVLRMEKQRLTAQGRSDLAAEVEWSSKKHGDGLGFDIRSFDATGDQERFLEVKATNSGKYLPFFISENERAFSNDFSDAFRLYRVYEFTNSPRFFILPGAIEQHVHLLPQNYRARF; this comes from the coding sequence GTGAGTTTGCTTGATTACGAGAAGCGCTTTTCGACGCTTCGAGTGAACAGTGGTGGTGCTAATAAGAGCCCTCACAAAGTCGCGATGCTGCAGGCGGTTATCGATCTCGTTGAGTCGGGTGAAGTTACGAACAACCGTTTCTATTTTGACGACAACCTAAAAAGCTACTTCACCCAACGTTTTCAAGAATTGGCGTCCTCTTCAGATCGGAACAATCCCCACCTACCGTATTTCCACCTCAGAAGCGAAGGGTTTTGGCACCTAAAAGTTAGACCCGGGCAGCACGATTCATATGAGCAATTGAAAACGGCAACATCGCCTGGTGTCATTAACACGCATATCGACCATGCGTATCTGGATGATGAGCTATTCGAGTTGCTGGGCAACCAAATTGCCCGCGAGCTTTTGAGATCCGCTCTTTTGACTAGCTTAGATGAGAAGTCGATTCGTGACCTTCTTCAAACTGAACGTGGCGGCTGGGACTGGTTGGAATGTGAGTTTCTGGTCAACGATTACGTGACGATGTTGGAGAAACACCTCGTCGGCGCATCCTACAGTAAGGCAGCACACCGCAGGGCACTGCAGCCGCGTTTGAATAATCGCTCCGAGGGATCGATCGAATACAAACACCAGAACGTCAGTGCAGTGTTATTGGAGTTGGAGCTTCCATATATTCCCGGCTACAAACCCGCTTTCAACTACCAGCAACAACTCAAGCAGGTAGTTCTGTCTTATCTTGCCGGCCATCAAAAGATCATCGATGACGTGACCGTTGTCGCTGATAACGTCGCCGATGAGCCGGAATACTATGATCTTGACTGGGATTCGGTGTTTGATCCTGAACCGCCAGAGTGTATTCCTCATGTCGCGGAGGGTAGGCCCAGCTACTTGGCGAAACGTATTGGCTTCTCGGAGAGGGAGCGCCGAAATCGTCAGCTGGGGGAGCGTGCTGAAGAATTTGTGCTCCGCATGGAAAAGCAGAGGCTCACTGCGCAAGGTAGGTCTGATTTGGCGGCGGAGGTTGAGTGGTCTAGTAAGAAGCATGGCGACGGATTAGGTTTCGATATTCGATCTTTTGACGCGACTGGCGATCAAGAGCGCTTCTTGGAAGTGAAGGCGACGAATTCAGGTAAGTATTTGCCGTTTTTCATTAGCGAGAATGAGCGGGCATTTTCCAACGATTTCTCAGACGCGTTCCGCCTGTACCGGGTTTACGAATTTACCAACTCTCCGAGGTTCTTCATTTTGCCGGGGGCAATCGAACAGCACGTGCATTTGTTGCCTCAGAACTATCGAGCGCGGTTTTAA
- a CDS encoding HIT family protein, with protein MQQSCPFCAVAETSDQGSIPSNALAHIRLDGFPVSKGHLLIVPNRHANDWFDLTTAEQQAIMELVGQGKQWLEERYQPDGYNIGMNCGTAAGQTVLHMHCHLIPRYAGDQPDPRGGVRWVIPEKADYWSGR; from the coding sequence GTGCAACAGAGCTGTCCATTTTGCGCGGTCGCAGAAACATCAGACCAGGGCTCCATTCCGTCCAATGCGTTGGCTCATATCCGTCTAGATGGCTTTCCAGTTTCTAAAGGCCACTTGCTGATCGTTCCCAATCGTCATGCCAACGACTGGTTTGATCTTACTACTGCTGAACAACAAGCGATTATGGAGCTGGTCGGGCAAGGCAAGCAGTGGCTTGAGGAGCGTTACCAGCCGGATGGCTACAATATTGGAATGAACTGCGGAACGGCTGCAGGTCAGACGGTCTTGCACATGCACTGTCACTTAATTCCGAGGTATGCGGGTGATCAGCCAGATCCTCGTGGTGGCGTACGATGGGTCATCCCGGAGAAAGCGGATTACTGGAGTGGCCGGTGA
- a CDS encoding endonuclease NucS domain-containing protein, producing the protein MASLYDKPVRLLMHDMVHDIELKPDALISRDRVRSWFNERYPKIKDGTVAAHLLRMSVNSKSRVHYGAKPGEDDLFFQVDPKHFRLYQSQNDPAPIYPGDNIDQAVQEEVQELAEEGSPEFAYEKDLQNYLSKNLHLIESGLTLFEDEGINGLEFPVGGRFVDILATDSEGNYVVVELKVSKGYDRVVGQLLRYMAWIRENQAEPGQSVRGIIVARHISADLLLACSGVQGVKLFEYELSVSLREARKVRGCSAPVMIG; encoded by the coding sequence ATGGCATCACTTTATGACAAACCAGTGCGCTTACTCATGCATGACATGGTACATGATATTGAGCTAAAGCCAGATGCCTTAATTTCGCGAGATCGGGTTCGCTCATGGTTCAACGAGCGATATCCAAAGATCAAAGACGGAACAGTTGCTGCGCACCTACTCAGAATGTCAGTCAACTCCAAGAGCCGGGTTCATTACGGGGCTAAGCCCGGTGAGGACGATCTGTTCTTTCAGGTGGACCCAAAGCATTTTCGTTTATATCAGAGCCAAAACGACCCGGCACCGATTTATCCAGGAGATAATATCGATCAGGCAGTGCAGGAAGAGGTTCAAGAACTGGCAGAGGAAGGTAGTCCCGAGTTCGCGTATGAAAAGGACTTGCAGAATTACCTCTCAAAGAATCTTCATCTCATAGAATCTGGGCTCACGCTTTTCGAGGACGAAGGGATCAATGGCCTTGAGTTTCCGGTAGGTGGACGGTTTGTCGATATTCTAGCTACGGACTCAGAAGGCAATTACGTTGTCGTAGAGCTAAAAGTATCCAAAGGTTACGACAGAGTCGTCGGTCAGCTTCTACGCTATATGGCCTGGATACGAGAGAACCAGGCGGAACCCGGACAATCGGTTCGAGGCATCATTGTCGCTCGACATATATCAGCAGATTTGTTGCTAGCCTGCTCCGGAGTCCAGGGTGTTAAGCTTTTCGAATACGAATTGTCGGTCAGCCTGCGTGAAGCTCGAAAGGTCAGAGGTTGTAGCGCGCCGGTAATGATTGGGTAA